ACTTTAAGCACTTTATTCAGCATCACTTTGAGCTTACTTCAAATCCCGGCTTTTATGCTTTCGCACCACCGATTGATTGCGCGTTACTAATTAACGCGATTGTGCTTCACCCTGACTGTAATGATGTGTTTCAAGAACGGATAAATGAGCTATGTTCCAAGCACTCGCTGCCAAATCCAGAACGATCACATCGATCAAAGCCCAATGCGCTTTAAATTCAAATTAAAATTGACTAGATAAAACGGCTCGGACTGTCTAATGTTTTGGCTGCCTGCTTATTGCCGTTTGCTAAACTTCGCGAATGGCAAGTGTGGGGAACCTTAAATTCATGCCCGAATGACGGCAGTGGGTCGGCTGAACTCAGTGACGACTGGCCGCTTTCAGGAATCGAATTTCATTGACCGCTTCCGGCGATGAATCTGAAGAGCAGACGGTCGCTAGGCGACCCCTTACAAACTGACTCCTTTATTACATCAGTGTCTCCTATTGAGTCGATAGCTGCATGCGGATTTAAGCGATAGTTGCTCGATTGCATAGCGTGTTACCGTTTTTAATCACCCCAAGATCAAATATATGTGGGCGGTATTTTTTTATGTTACAAACGACTTTTTCAGCAAAACGATAACGATCCATAAAACTCTTTACTTACAAGCAATATATCATGAGTAATGAAAAGCAACTAATTCCAAAAGACAGCACTGATTTAGCTCTTATTAAATCAGAACGATTATTGGGAATTACAGATAAGATACTGGCAAACAAATCACTAGTAGTAAATAATGATGAAGATTGGATATATGAATTAATTGCATGGGCTAAAAAATATAAAATATTTTCGAATAATTTATCACTCAATAAAGATACCATTCTATCATTAACCCATTTGGATTTAAGACACAACCAATTAACAGAGGTGCCTGATTATATCGGTAAATTGATTAACCTGACTTGTTTAGATTTAAGTAATAACCAACTGACAAAACTGCCTGAGTCTATTGGTAATTTAACCAGGCTTACAGATTTGTATCTACAATTCAATAAACTAAGTGATCTCCCTGAATCTATTGGTAGGCTTACCAACCTGACTAATAGTTTGTGGCTAAGCAATAACCAACTGAAAAAACTTCCAGATTCTATCGGGAATCTATCCAATCTTACGGGCATTATATTATCTGGAAATCAACTGACTGAACTGCCTGAATCCATCTCCAAGTTGATTAATTTGACTAATTTGAGTTTAAGCGATAATAAACTAAACATACTGCCTGAGTCCATTGGTAATTTGACGAAATTGAGGAGTTTGACCTTATCGGGTAATCAATTGACCAAGCTCCCTAAATCAATAGGAAACCTGCGCAAGTTATCGGAGTTATCTTTAGCTGGCAATAATTTAACTGAAGTTCCTGAATGTATCGGGAACCTAATTAATCTAACTAGCCTGTCATTAGGATCAGGTTCAAGGGGTGTTCTTAAGACTAAATCACCTGAATCCAATGATACTCTGAAAAAACTACCTGAATCTATTGGTAATCTAAAAATGCTAAAGTCATTTTCAATAGGAAGTACTCAGCTGACTAAACTTCCTGAGTCTATTGGAAACTTGACTAACCTAAGAGAATTGTTTTTAGAAAACAATCAGTTAATTGAGCTCCCTGAATCTATCGGCAATCTGACCAAACTGGATGATTTACGATTAAGCTATAATCAGCTAATAAAGCTACCGGACTGTATTGGTAATTTGACAAAATTGAAGAGAATTATTTTAGAAAACAATCAATTAATTGATCTTCCTGAATCTATCGGAAATATGACCAATCTAGTTGAATTAAGGTTATCCGATAATCAACTAATAAAACTGCCTGAATCGCTTGGTAATTTGACAAAGCTTGAATATTTACAATTAAACCATAATCGACTGGTAGAGATTCCTGAAGCTATAGGGAATCTGACTAAATTGACACGCCTTTCTATAGGAGACAATCAGATCGTAGAGCTCCCAGAATCCATTGGCAACCTCTCTAAACTAACTCGTTTATGCTTACATAAAAATCAAATTACAAAATTGCCAGAGTCTTTTGGTAAGCTAAAAAAATTGAAAGATTTATATTTAAATAGCAATCCAATTAAATACTTACCTGCTGAATTAAGCCATCTCATAAAAATCACCAAATTCTAAGAATAGAATGCCATGGAGATGATTGAAAAATGTCAACCAGAAATAGCAGTCTCAGGACGAATGAATACCCAGCTATTCAAGACTTAAAAAATGAATTAACAGCCTTAGAAAATCGTTTAAATGAATTAACAGATGAAAAAGTAGAGTATGAGCGGCTAATAAATGCTTTTAATAGTGAATACATGGTTATCTTGGGCGGCTTAATTGAAGAGATTCTTAAACGACGAGCGACAATTTTTGGCAGTAAACTAGGCAAAGAGCAACAAGAGGCTCAACTAGATTATGCAGCTTTTCAGCAAAACTATCAGCAACAATTACGAGATTTACCTCAAACACTGGACGAGTCAGAAAAACAACAATTAAAAACAGCTTATCGTAAAGCCAGTCGTTTATGTCATCCTGATAAACTTTCCCAAGATGCTAAAGCCAAGGGCGAAGAATTTTTTAAGGCTCTTAATGAAGCCTACCGACACCAAAATATAGAACGTGTGCAAGGCATTCTCCTAGAGCTGGAATCAGAAGCCTCCTCTTTGGTGGAAACTTTTGAACACATTGATAATAAAGCGTTTTTGCAAGAAAAAATCGTATTATTACGCGAGCAGATAGATACACTAAAGGCAGAAATAACACGCTTGCAAGAAGATGAAACATATCGGAGAATACAAGAGATTACCGATATGGACGGTTATTTTACTAAGTTAGAACGAGAGCTAAAAGCTGAATTAAAGATACTGAAAGGTAAGAAACGTATAAGAAATTAGTGAATAGCCTCGATGCAATAAAGTTTAATTTAATAATTAAGTAGTTTATGATAAGAATTAAATGACAAAAAAAATTTCCACTCTTGATGAGTTTATGAATTGGGTAAACACCAGCTCACCACAAGAAAATAACATTTCGTTTTATCGTGGACATGAGGATGAGGCATATAAACTCATGCCGCGCGTTTATCGCGACATCGATAATAAAAGTTATCGTAAGGTTGAATATCAGTTGTATCAGGATTTGCTAACTCGAAATCCAAACGCTTTTGTCAATGATAAAACTATTTTTGAAAGATTGGTCCGAATGCAGCATCATAATTTGCCTACTCGCTTATTGGATATTACACAAAGCTCTTTAGTCGCTCTGTTTTTCGCTTGTCAAGAATCAAGCGGTTGTAAAAATGGTGAAGTAATACTTTTTCGAATAGCGCAATCAGAAATGATTTATCCATCAGCTATCCCAAAAATTTCTTTGGCATGGCTGGAAGTTACGGATAAATACATATCACAAATGACCTATAGAATCACTTTCGAACTCGAAATCCTTTTTAAAAATCTAGCAATACGCACCAACAACCCGACCCCAGGCGATGATAATTTTTTATTACAATGTAACGCTCTGATAAAAGCTATTAAAGGATCTTCTGAGCTTCCTGAAATATTCAATCTTATACAAAAGCTAGCAGAACAAACGGAATCTAAATTCTCCACAGATAGAAACTCTCCTTTTCGATCCGATAATAAATGTCCATTTGAAGAGGAATTTGATGTGATTG
This sequence is a window from Methylomonas methanica MC09. Protein-coding genes within it:
- a CDS encoding leucine-rich repeat domain-containing protein, whose protein sequence is MSNEKQLIPKDSTDLALIKSERLLGITDKILANKSLVVNNDEDWIYELIAWAKKYKIFSNNLSLNKDTILSLTHLDLRHNQLTEVPDYIGKLINLTCLDLSNNQLTKLPESIGNLTRLTDLYLQFNKLSDLPESIGRLTNLTNSLWLSNNQLKKLPDSIGNLSNLTGIILSGNQLTELPESISKLINLTNLSLSDNKLNILPESIGNLTKLRSLTLSGNQLTKLPKSIGNLRKLSELSLAGNNLTEVPECIGNLINLTSLSLGSGSRGVLKTKSPESNDTLKKLPESIGNLKMLKSFSIGSTQLTKLPESIGNLTNLRELFLENNQLIELPESIGNLTKLDDLRLSYNQLIKLPDCIGNLTKLKRIILENNQLIDLPESIGNMTNLVELRLSDNQLIKLPESLGNLTKLEYLQLNHNRLVEIPEAIGNLTKLTRLSIGDNQIVELPESIGNLSKLTRLCLHKNQITKLPESFGKLKKLKDLYLNSNPIKYLPAELSHLIKITKF
- a CDS encoding J domain-containing protein, yielding MSTRNSSLRTNEYPAIQDLKNELTALENRLNELTDEKVEYERLINAFNSEYMVILGGLIEEILKRRATIFGSKLGKEQQEAQLDYAAFQQNYQQQLRDLPQTLDESEKQQLKTAYRKASRLCHPDKLSQDAKAKGEEFFKALNEAYRHQNIERVQGILLELESEASSLVETFEHIDNKAFLQEKIVLLREQIDTLKAEITRLQEDETYRRIQEITDMDGYFTKLERELKAELKILKGKKRIRN
- a CDS encoding FRG domain-containing protein, yielding MTKKISTLDEFMNWVNTSSPQENNISFYRGHEDEAYKLMPRVYRDIDNKSYRKVEYQLYQDLLTRNPNAFVNDKTIFERLVRMQHHNLPTRLLDITQSSLVALFFACQESSGCKNGEVILFRIAQSEMIYPSAIPKISLAWLEVTDKYISQMTYRITFELEILFKNLAIRTNNPTPGDDNFLLQCNALIKAIKGSSELPEIFNLIQKLAEQTESKFSTDRNSPFRSDNKCPFEEEFDVIVKDFISEECERMRLSFNRNWNSIQSFFVEFTKFYFVYPPLNNERIRRQQGAFIIFPSVQTKYFPLAYFDKIIVDGGKKKEILTALEKLGITRGYLFPELDEQAKDTCLRYPLQ